Below is a genomic region from Persicimonas caeni.
GTCGGGGCAACCGTCGTCGTCCTCGAAGCCATCTTTGTCCTCGGCTTTAGCCGGGCACTGGTCGTCGTTGTCGGCGAGGCCGTCACCGTCGTTGTCGTCGGGGCAGCCGTCGCTGTCTTCGAAGCCGTCTTTGTCCTCGGCGTCATCGACGCATTTGTCGTCGCGGTCGGCGATGCCGTCGGCGTCTGTGTCGGGCAGCGGGCAGCCGTCGGCGTCGACCGGGCCGGCGTAATCCTCGGGGGCGTCGGGGCAGGGGTGGGGCGGCTCGGTCTCTTCGACGGGCTCGGTCTTCTCGACCGTCTCGACCGGCTCTTCGGCGGGGGCGTAGGCCACGTCGAGGAACGCGCGCCAGGCGGGCGTTCCCGCCTCACGACCGAGGCCGGGGCCGCCACCGACGGTCGCGACCATTGGGCCGAAGCGGCTAGCCAGGCCCAGGTTGAATTGCTGGCTCGACTGCGAGCTCGCCAGGCCGTAGTGGCCGGCGTACTCGACGAGTCCTTGCAGGGTGTCGCCCATGATTTCGGTGCGCGTGCCGAGGCCAAAGCTGATCAGGTTCTCCTGCTCGCTGCCCTCGAAGGTCTGCGCCGGTCCGTGCTGGTAACCCACGTTGAAGAGGGCGAGGACAGGGCCGAAGCTGCGGTCGGCGATGAGGTTGAGGCCTCCGGCGAGTCCGCTGCGGCTCGCGAGGGCTTCGTCGCTACCGGTCGGAAAATAAGCCAGCGCTTGCGCAGCCAGGCCCAACGGGTCCTCGCCGCGGCGCATGAAACTGTATTTGACCTGCAGGCCGACGTCTCCCAGTCCGCTGGTGCCGATGGAGCTGAAGTTGGCGTCGACGTCCTGGGTGAGCAACATCGGAGCGACCAACGTGGCGGACAGGCTGTCGATAAGCCCGACGGTCGCACGCAGCTGCATGATTTGGCTGCTGTTGATGACCGGCGCGAGTTCCTTGGTGGGGTCGTCGCGGTCGACGAGTTGCACCGGAGAGTCGGCGTAGCTGTAGGTCAGGCCGAACCGATACTCGTACTGGCCGATGGGGTCGGAGCCCTCGACGGTGATCGAACCGGTGTCGAGGCCGGTGGGCTGGAACTTGAGCAGGTTGTAGCTGTCCTGCGCCTGCGCAGCGCTCGGAATGCAGACGAGCAGGGCGACCGCCACGAGACCGGCCGACGCCTTGGCCTGCGGGCGGCGTCGGCGCCACAGGGCGCCTGCGGCCAGGAGCATCAGCAGAATGATACTCGCGTCGGGGGTCGAGCCGCCGGTCGAGTCACACGCGCAGCCGGCGCCTGCCGACATCGCGTTGCCGGGGCGGCGGTGGCCCGGGTAGTCGTCGGGGTTGAGCGGATCGGTCTCCTCGTCGACCTCGACGCCGTCGTCGTAGCCGTCACCGTCGGTGTCGGGCAGCAGCGGGTCGGTGCCCAGCTCGCCTTCTTCGTCGTCGGTCAGGCCGTCGTTGTCGTCGTCGGCGTCGCACGCGTCGCCTTCGCCGTCACCGTCGGTGTCCGTCTGCTCGGGGTTGGCGACTACCGGGCAGTTGTCGTCGTCGTCGAGCACGGTGTCGCCGTCGTTGTCGTCGACGCAGGCGTCGCCGGTGCCGTCACCGTCGGAGTCGATCTGCTCGGGGTTGTTCACCAGACGGCAGTTGTCTTGGCCGTCTTCAATGGTGTCGTCGTCCGAGTCGGGGTCTTGATAGTCGGGTACGCCGTCGCCGTTGGTGTCGATGGCGTCGGTGTCGAGGTCGTCGTCGCCGGCTTCGTCGGCGTCGGTCACGCCGTCGTCGTCGGAGTCGTCGTCGAGGGCGTCGATGGTGCCGTCCGAATCGGTGTCGACCGGGTTTTCGACGTCGTCACCGTACTCTTCGGCGTCGCCGATATTGTCGCCGTCACTGTCGACGAGCGTCGGGTCGGTGCCGTTGGCGTTCTCGATGTCGTCGCTCAGGCCGTCGCCGTCGGTGTCGTCGTCGCACACGTCGCCGGTGCCGTCGCCGTCGGTGTCGTCCTGGCTTGCGTTGGCGTCGACGCGGCAGTTGTCATCGGCGTCGACCACGCCGTCGCCGTCGGAATCGGTGTCCTGGAAGTCGGGCGTGCCGTCGCCATCGGTGTCGACGGGCTCGGTCGCCAGGTCGGCGTCACCGGCCTCGTCGGCATCGGTCGTCCCGTCGCCGTCGGAGTCGGTGTCGAGGGCGTCGAGGGTGCCGTCTTGGTCTGTGTCGTACGGGTTGTCGAGGTCGTCGCCCACTTCGTCGCCGTCAGCGATCGAGTCGCCGTCGCTGTCCGCGGTGGTCGGGTCGAGTCCGTTGTCGGTCTCCCAGGTGTCGGGCAGGCCATCGGAGTCCTCGTCGATATAGGTCACCTCGACGGTGATATCGCGCAGATCTTGGCCACCGGCCACGTCGACGACCTTGAGGTTCAGCGTGTGCGTGCCTGCCTCGTCCCACGTCGGCGTCCAGCTATAGGCGCCGCTGGCCGAGTCGAGCGTGGCGTTGGTCGACATCGGCGAGACCGAGTAGGTCAGCACGTCGCCGGCGTCGGGGTCCTGGGCGTCGAGTTGGATGTCGAGCGTGTCGCCTTCGACGACCGTGAAGGTCTCGCCGTCGGCGGGCGTGGGCGCGATGAACTCGGGCGCGTCGTTGATCGCCGTCACGGTGATCGTCACCGTCACCACGTTCGAGTCGGAGGTGACGTCGTTTGCCACGTAGGTGAAGCTGTCGGTGCCGTTGAAGTCGGCGTCGGGCGTGTAGTCGAAGGACCCGTCGCCGTTCAGCGTGAGAATGCCGTTGGAGACATCGGTCTGCAGCACGGCGGTCAGGTTGTCGCCGTCGGCGTCGGTGTCGTTGTCGAGCACGCCGGGCGCCGCCACGCTAAGCGCGGCGTCCTCGTCGGTGGTGTAGGCGTCTGCGGCCGCCACCGGCACAGGGTCGCCCGCGTCGCACAGGCCGTCGCCGTCGGCATCGGGGCCGTCGTTGGCCGGGTCGATATTCGAGCCCGCCGCAAAGTCGGTGCTCGCAGTCGCCGAGCAGTCGTCGCAGCTATCGCCGTCGCCGTCGGTGCACGAGGACGGGTCGAGCGGGGCGATGTCGGCGCGGTCCAGGGCGCCATCGTTGTCATCGTCGGCGTCGCAGGCGTCACCTTCGGCGTCCGAGTCGGTGTTGGTCTGGTCGGCGTTGGCCAGCAGCGGGCAGTTGTCGGTCGCGTCGTCGACGCCGTCGCCGTCATCGTCGGTGTCGCAGGCGTCGCCGGTGCCATCGGAGTCGGTGTCGTCCTGGCTGGCGTTGGCGTCGGCAGGGCAGTTGTCCGAGCAATTGAGAACGCCGTCGCCGTCGTCGTCAGTGTCGGAGACCATCACCGTGTAGCTCTGAACGTCGGCGCCTCCGTCTCCGTCGGAGACCTCGACGGTGATGCCGTAGCTGGTGAGCTGCCGACAGGTCGGCGTCCAGGTGAGCGTGTCGCCGGAGACGCTAGCGCCCACGGGCGCAACATTGATCGAGTAGGTCAGCGGGTCCGCCGCGCCGGCCGGGTCGGTGGCGCTCATAACGTAGCTGTAGGGCTGGCCGGCGGTGGCCGACATGGTCGGCGTGGAGGTGAACGTCGGGCCGACGTTGTCGACGGTGACCGTCATCGAGTCGGTCACGCAGTAGCCGCTGCTCCCGCAGGCGCGCACGCCCAGCTCACAGGTGGACGGGCCGTCGAGCGTGGCTGCGTCGAAGGTGGCCGAGCCGCCGGTGGCGTCGTCGTAGGTGAACCCGGAGGTGCAATCGAGGTCCCAGTCGATGCTCGAGCAGCTGCCGGTGCAGTTGGCCGAGTAGCTCGCGCTGCTGCCTTCATCGACGTTCGACGGGCCGGTAATGGTCGCGTCGATGGTCGCCGCGCTCCAGATATTGCCGAAAAAAGTGGCGTTGTCGGCCGACCCGTCGAAGCAACTCGGGCTTCCCACGAAGTTCGTGTCGCCAATCGCGATAAACCGGCCGTTGATGCCCACGAGCGTATCATTACTGCTCGGCATGCGGAGCAGGGGAGTGGCGTTGCTGATGCGACTGCCCCACCCCATGCGATAGGTACTCACGCCTGCGGTGAGCGGATGGAGGACGACGCGGCTGCCGGTTCCGCATCCGGAATCGTAATCGCCGCCGGCGAACAGATTACCCATGCCCAGTTGGCTGGTCAGCGCGTTAAATACGGGGATTGCGCTGGGCGAGTAGCTGCCGGCCTCGACCACGCCGATGATCCAGCCGCCGGCGTTGTAAAAGTTAGCCAGCGTGTTGCGGCTCGACGCCGAAAGCGACGTGTTCGCGTACAGGACGATGATCCGATAGTTGGCCAAGTTGCTCAGGGTCGTCGAACGATCGACGCCGGCCGCGCCGGCCGCCGTCATCGCGTTCTGCAGTCGAGTTACGGAGCTGCCGATGCCGCCTTCGCCGTCGTAGACGAGCACGCGGTTGCCCTGCTGGGCGTGAGCCGTCGACGCAGTAAGAGTGATAAAAAGTGCTAAGAATACGCCAATTAGGGATTGCTGAATGCGTAACGCGTTCATCGCGAGCTACCTCACATCGAAAATTTTTCGGGTCGATGCTGAGGAGCCTAGTGCAAGCTCAGGCGTACTACAATCGTTTTTTGTAAAAAATTTACGCGCGTGGGGCTAGGAAGGCTCACTTCAAGCCGTTACAGGCCGCGACGGCGTGAGCCAATTGCTCAGCTTGAGCAGTGCTCCCAGCGTGTGGACGTCTTCGCCGAGCAGGGGGATGGACTGGAGCACGTGCCGGCCGACCTTCTCTCCCAAAGTCTCGATGGAGGTGCGGTCTTTGACGGCGAGCTTGGCCAACGAGCGGTAGTGGGCTTCGAGCTCGTCGCGCATGCGGGCGACCTCGTCGGCGTCCTCGAGGCCATGCTCGCGCAAGAGTTGGTCGATCTCGGCGTCTTGGACGCGCTCGACGTCGACCTGCTGGAACTCGGGGGTGACGCGGTTGATGATGAAGGCCTGCGCCTTCTGGTCGAGCTTGGCCAGCTTCTCGTGGAAGTAGAGCGCCTCTTTGATGCGCCGAGGGTCGGCGCTGGTGATGATGAGAAAGTAGGTGGCCGGGTCGCGCAAGATGAACTCGATCATGTCGCCGCGTTCTTTGAGCACGTCGATCAAGTACTGGAAGGTGTCGAAGAACTCGACCAGGTCGGTGATGAAGTTCTCGCCGAAGATCTTGGACAGGAGCCCCTGAACAACCGAACCGGCGTTGAACACGCGGCTGAAGAAGCCGCCCGACTTCGACTTGTCGGGCAGGAACCACTTGATGATGCGCTCGTCGAAGAAGCGCGAGGCGCGCTTGGGCGTCTCGAGGAAATCGAGCGCGTTCTTCGTCGGCGGAGTGTCGAGCACGACGAGGTCGAAATAGCCGCCGGTATAAAGGTCGTGCAGCTTTTCGAGCGCCATGTACTCCTGCATGCCTGCCAAGGCGGTCGACAGCAGCTTGTAGATGTTGTTTTCCTTGGCACGCTCGAGCGCCCCGGTGTCGGGGGCGTGGCGAGCGACGAGCTCGGCCAGCGTCTGCTCTTGGTCGAGCATCATCGCCCACAACTCGCCTTCACCCGGGTCTGGCAGCTCGTCGAGGTGCTCCTCGAGCGGAATATGCTGCGGGGTATTGGTCAGCTCGGCGAGTCCGAGGCTGTTGGCCAGACGCTTGGCCGGATCGATGGTCAGCACGATGACCTTGCGGCCCATCAGCGCCCCGCGCAAACCCAGGGCGGCCGCGGTGGTGGTCTTGCCCACGCCTCCAGGGCCGCTGCAAACTATCAACCGGGCGGTCTCGAGGCAGCTGGAGACCGGGTCGTGGTCCGTTTGTCGTGTGGCGGGCGTCTCAGACACGTCTTACCCTTCGAAATCGGATGCTAGGAAGCGGCGGCGTTTTCGGCGCCGTCTGGCTGCGTCAACTGCTCGGCCAGCGCGTCGACGATACGCACGCTGCTGTCATCGTAAATCACGGGCACCGGCGTCACGGGCGCGTCGACGCGCTCTTTGAGCAGGCCCAGGTAGTGCTGGTCGCGGTCGTACCATCCCAACGCCAGTGCGTTGCCGGCGACGAGCTTGCTCAGCGCAGGGCCGTCGGCGTTGTGGATGGAGTCCTCGTCGACCTGGCCTTCGTCGCGAAGCTGGCTGAGCACGTTCTCGAAGACCTCGCGGCGTGACGGGTCGACCGGCAGGCTGTGGACCATGTTGATGATCACACCGGTCAGCTCGCGATCGAGCGACTCACGCAGGTTCTCGCTCAACTCGATGGTCTCGTTGACCGGCATCTCTTCGGGCAGACACACTGCCACGATGGCCGTGCGCCGCTCGTCGCGGATTTCATCGGCCAACTGTCGGGCGCGCTTGGCGATGGGGCCCACTTTCATCATGCCGTACAGTGTCTGCGGCACGCTCAAGAATGTGACCGCGTGGCCGCTGGCCGGCAGATCGACGATGACGTGGTCGTAGACAAACTCGCCGCCTTCCTTTCGTTCGGCCTCCTCGAAGATCTGGTCGAGGATGACGAACTCGTTGACCGAGGGGGCGGCGTTGAAGAAGACGCGGGCGACTTTGTTTTGCACGACCGCTCGCGAGATGCGCTCACTGGGTACAAAACGTGTCAGCGTGCGCACGAAGCACTCGCTGGCCTCCAAGTTCTCGGCCCACAGGTTCTCGCCGGCCGGGTCGGGACCGGTGACCTCCTTGCCAATGCCGAGCAGGTCGGGCATCGCCGAGAACGCATCCGTCTCGATGATCAACGTGCGTTTGCCCTGGTTGGCCAACGCCCGGCCCAGCGCGGCAGTGATGGTGCTCTTTCCCACGCCCCCTTTGCCGGTGACGTAGATTAAGCGCTTTTGTCCGAGTGCTTCGATCATCGGTGACCTGATAGCTCCCAATCTCCTTATGTTGCCCACTCCGTCGGGGCCAGCGCGGGATGTACTGAACGCTCGGTGAATGTAGATTTGCATCGTGACTGCCGAGGCGCAAGCTCGAATCCGGCAATCCAAAGATGCACTCGACAGCCGTTCAGTCACACTCGATCTTGTCACTGGTCGGCTCGAGGCAAAAAAGAAGCCCCGGGCACAAGACCCGGGGCTTCTCTTTCAGTCAGAAGACTGCAAGCGGGTTACTCCTCTTCGGAGCTCGCCTCTTCTTCAGCCTCTTCAGCCTCTTCAGCTTCTTCAGCCTCTTCAGCCTCTTCAGCCTCTTCGGCTTCGGCAGCTTCTTCGGCCTCTTCAGCCGCAGCAGCTTCCTCGGCCTCTTCGGCTTCGGCGGCTTCCGCTTCGACTTCTTCGGCCTCTTCAGCTTCTTCGGAGCTGATCGCCTCGGAACCCTCGGCGATTTCGCCGAGCTTGCCCTTGAGGAGGTCGCCGAGCTGGGCGGTTGCGCCCGCATCCTCGGTGTACTCCTGCAGGCTTCCGCGCTCGGAGCGACGCACGAAGTTCTTGATCGACAGCGCAATTTTGCGCTCTTTGGGGTCGACACTGATGACTTCGACTTTGTGCTCTTCGCCAACTTTGACCACCTCACGCACATCTTCGATGCGGCGCTCGGCCAGCTCGGAGATGTGGATCAGGCCTTCGATACCCTCTTCGATTTCGGCAAAAGCGCCGAAGTCGGTGATCTTGGTGATCTTGGCCGTGATGATCTTTCCCGGCGGATAGCGCTGCGGGATGGTCTCCCACGGGTCCGGCTCCAGCTGCTTGATACCGAGCGAGAAGCGCTCGTTCTCGACGTCGATGTTGAGCACGACCGCCTCGACCTCTTGGCCGGCGTCGTAGATCTCGGAGGGGTGACGGATCTTCTGGGTCCAGCTGATGTCGCTGATGTGGACCAGGCCGTCGATGCCTTCCTCGATGCCGATGAAGATACCGAAGTCGGTGATGTTGCGGATCTTGCCAAGGATGCGAGTACCGACGGGGTACTTGTCCTCGAGAAGCTCCCAGGGGTTCGGGTCGATCTGCTTGATACCCAGCGAGACCTTCTTCTCGTCGGTGTCCAGGTTGAGGACCTGAACCTCGATGATCTCGCCTTCGCTGACCACGCGGTTGGGGTGCTTGATGCGACGGGTCCAGCTCATCTCGGAGATGTGGATGAGACCCTCGATGCCTTCCTCGAGCTCGACGAATGCACCGTAGTCGATCAGGCTGACCACCTTGCCGAGCACGTTGGCTCCGTCCGGGTAGCGATCCTCGGCGCCTTCCCACGGGTCCGGGGTCAGCTGCTTGTAACCAAGGCTGACGCGCTCGTTGTCGGGGTTGAACTTGAGGACTTTGACCTGAATCTCATCACCCACGGTGAACATCTCGGTCGGGTGCGACACCCGGCCCCAGCTCATGTCGGTGATGTGCAGCAGGCCGTCGATACCACCCAGGTCGACGAACGCACCGTAGTCGGTGATGTTCTTGACGATACCGTCGATGACGGCGCCCTGCTTGAGCTTGGTGAGGGTCTTCTTCTTGAGCTCGGCGCGCTCGTCCTCGAGCAGCGCGCGGCGGCTCAGAACGATGTTGTGACGGCTCTGGTTGAACTTGATGATCCGGAACGCGAACTCTTGGCCAATATACTTGTCCAAGTTGCGCGTCGGGCGAAGTTCGACCTGGCTGCCGGGCAGGAATGCCTTGACGCCGATGTCGACCTGAAGACCACCTTTGACGCGGTTGGTGATGACACCGCGCACCAGCTGGTCGTCGTCGGCTTTGTCGGCAATCGCGTCCCAGACCTTCATCCGGTCAGCGCGCTCTTTGGACAGCACGCACTGGCCAGACTCGTCCTCGCGCGACTCGACGAGCACGTCGACTTCGTCGCCTTCTTCGAAAAGAAGCTTGCCGGACTCGTCTTTGAACTCGTCGACCGGGATGCGTCCCTCGGACTTGAAGCCGATGTCGATGAGCGCGTAGTCCTCGCCAATCTCGAGAATGCGGCCTTGAGTGATCTCGTTCTCGTAGACGACCTCGATCTCTTGGTCGAACTCTTCGAGAAGAGCCGCAAAGTCTTCCGTTGTGGGTTGTGTGGTTTCCTGGGTTGTCATGAACGACCTTGGGTGAACCGTAAAAAGTTTGAGTTTCTGTGAATGGGCAGAGCCACCTGTTGGCGCCTGCCCGACCAAAAGTTAAACCAACCATCAAAACTACAAGGGATCTGGTTCGCGGTTCTCCCTTCCGAACCAGACACTTATGCAGTCTCAGCGGTGCGTCGCACGGGATAAATGGTGCGCACCTATGCACACACTTCCGCCCTGTACGAAGCGCCGGCGAACTATAGAGACGGGGCAGGGGGCTGTCAATAGCAACGGCAGGACGCCGTTTTTCGCTCTTGGTCCATCGTTTTCAACGATGTTATAGGACTCTCGAAATGACGCCCCCAAGACCCCAAACCCTAGCCCCCCATCAACCATGCACAAACCAGACCACGACTACCGTGAATTCGGCTTCGGCACCCGTGCCATCCACGCCGGCCAGGAACCCGACCCCACGACCGGCGCCATCATGACGCCGATCTTCCAGACCTCGACCTACGTCCAGTCGAGCCCCGGCGAGCATACCGGCTACGAGTACAGCCGCTCGCAGAACCCGACGCGTCATGCGCTCGAAGACTGCGTGGCCAGCCTCGAAGGCGGCAAGCACGGCATCGCCTTTGGCTCGGGATGCGCGGCGACCACGACGATTTTGCACATGCTCGAAAGTGGCGACCACGTGGTCTCGGGTGACGACGTCTATGGTGGAACCTACCGCCTGTTCACCCGGGTGTTCGACCAGATGGACGTCGACTTTTCCTTCGTCGACATGACCGACGTGGACGCCTTCGAGGCGTCGCTGACCGACAAGACCAAGCTGGTGTGGCTCGAGTCGCCGACCAACCCGCTGCTCAAGATTTGCGACATCGAAAAGATCTGCGAGATCGCCCACGCGCGAGACATCCCGGTGGTGGTCGACAACACGTTCATGAGCCCGTACTTCCAGCAGCCGTTGGCGCTGGGCGCGGACATGGTCGTCCACTCGATGACCAAATTCATCAACGGTCACTCCGACGTGGTCGCCGGGATGGTGGTGACCAATGACGACGACATCGCCGAGAAGTTGCACTTCTTGCAGAACTCGATGGGCGCCGTTCCCGGCCCGATGGACTGCTGGCTGGTGCTTCGCGGCCTGAAAACGCTCCACGTGCGCATGCGTCAGCACCAGGAGAATGCTCAGCGGATCGCTGCCTTTCTCGACTCTCATGACGCCGTCGAGCGGGTGATTTATCCGGGACTCGAGTCCCACCCGCAGTACGAGATCGCCCAACGTCAGATGTCGGGCCCCGGCGGCATGATCACCTTCTTCCTCAAAGGCGGCCTCGATAAGGCGCGTCGCATGCTCGAGGCGGTCGAGGTTTTCGCGCTCGCCGAGAGTCTGGGCGGCGTCGAGAGTCTCATCGAGCACCCGGCGATCATGACGCACGCGTCAGTTCCCAAGGAAGTC
It encodes:
- a CDS encoding Ig-like domain-containing protein, giving the protein MNALRIQQSLIGVFLALFITLTASTAHAQQGNRVLVYDGEGGIGSSVTRLQNAMTAAGAAGVDRSTTLSNLANYRIIVLYANTSLSASSRNTLANFYNAGGWIIGVVEAGSYSPSAIPVFNALTSQLGMGNLFAGGDYDSGCGTGSRVVLHPLTAGVSTYRMGWGSRISNATPLLRMPSSNDTLVGINGRFIAIGDTNFVGSPSCFDGSADNATFFGNIWSAATIDATITGPSNVDEGSSASYSANCTGSCSSIDWDLDCTSGFTYDDATGGSATFDAATLDGPSTCELGVRACGSSGYCVTDSMTVTVDNVGPTFTSTPTMSATAGQPYSYVMSATDPAGAADPLTYSINVAPVGASVSGDTLTWTPTCRQLTSYGITVEVSDGDGGADVQSYTVMVSDTDDDGDGVLNCSDNCPADANASQDDTDSDGTGDACDTDDDGDGVDDATDNCPLLANADQTNTDSDAEGDACDADDDNDGALDRADIAPLDPSSCTDGDGDSCDDCSATASTDFAAGSNIDPANDGPDADGDGLCDAGDPVPVAAADAYTTDEDAALSVAAPGVLDNDTDADGDNLTAVLQTDVSNGILTLNGDGSFDYTPDADFNGTDSFTYVANDVTSDSNVVTVTITVTAINDAPEFIAPTPADGETFTVVEGDTLDIQLDAQDPDAGDVLTYSVSPMSTNATLDSASGAYSWTPTWDEAGTHTLNLKVVDVAGGQDLRDITVEVTYIDEDSDGLPDTWETDNGLDPTTADSDGDSIADGDEVGDDLDNPYDTDQDGTLDALDTDSDGDGTTDADEAGDADLATEPVDTDGDGTPDFQDTDSDGDGVVDADDNCRVDANASQDDTDGDGTGDVCDDDTDGDGLSDDIENANGTDPTLVDSDGDNIGDAEEYGDDVENPVDTDSDGTIDALDDDSDDDGVTDADEAGDDDLDTDAIDTNGDGVPDYQDPDSDDDTIEDGQDNCRLVNNPEQIDSDGDGTGDACVDDNDGDTVLDDDDNCPVVANPEQTDTDGDGEGDACDADDDNDGLTDDEEGELGTDPLLPDTDGDGYDDGVEVDEETDPLNPDDYPGHRRPGNAMSAGAGCACDSTGGSTPDASIILLMLLAAGALWRRRRPQAKASAGLVAVALLVCIPSAAQAQDSYNLLKFQPTGLDTGSITVEGSDPIGQYEYRFGLTYSYADSPVQLVDRDDPTKELAPVINSSQIMQLRATVGLIDSLSATLVAPMLLTQDVDANFSSIGTSGLGDVGLQVKYSFMRRGEDPLGLAAQALAYFPTGSDEALASRSGLAGGLNLIADRSFGPVLALFNVGYQHGPAQTFEGSEQENLISFGLGTRTEIMGDTLQGLVEYAGHYGLASSQSSQQFNLGLASRFGPMVATVGGGPGLGREAGTPAWRAFLDVAYAPAEEPVETVEKTEPVEETEPPHPCPDAPEDYAGPVDADGCPLPDTDADGIADRDDKCVDDAEDKDGFEDSDGCPDDNDGDGLADNDDQCPAKAEDKDGFEDDDGCPDEDNDGDKIADLNDNCPDKPETMNSFQDDDGCPDEFKKDSIVIVHTIRFETGSDKLLPASDKVLDEIIGVLQENPNLSLMVEGHADDRGDDEDNLELSRKRARSVVRYLVRNGNIAKKRLEYKGFGESKPMVEGTSDEARAKNRRVEFRVLED
- a CDS encoding ArsA family ATPase, giving the protein MSETPATRQTDHDPVSSCLETARLIVCSGPGGVGKTTTAAALGLRGALMGRKVIVLTIDPAKRLANSLGLAELTNTPQHIPLEEHLDELPDPGEGELWAMMLDQEQTLAELVARHAPDTGALERAKENNIYKLLSTALAGMQEYMALEKLHDLYTGGYFDLVVLDTPPTKNALDFLETPKRASRFFDERIIKWFLPDKSKSGGFFSRVFNAGSVVQGLLSKIFGENFITDLVEFFDTFQYLIDVLKERGDMIEFILRDPATYFLIITSADPRRIKEALYFHEKLAKLDQKAQAFIINRVTPEFQQVDVERVQDAEIDQLLREHGLEDADEVARMRDELEAHYRSLAKLAVKDRTSIETLGEKVGRHVLQSIPLLGEDVHTLGALLKLSNWLTPSRPVTA
- a CDS encoding ArsA family ATPase; the encoded protein is MIEALGQKRLIYVTGKGGVGKSTITAALGRALANQGKRTLIIETDAFSAMPDLLGIGKEVTGPDPAGENLWAENLEASECFVRTLTRFVPSERISRAVVQNKVARVFFNAAPSVNEFVILDQIFEEAERKEGGEFVYDHVIVDLPASGHAVTFLSVPQTLYGMMKVGPIAKRARQLADEIRDERRTAIVAVCLPEEMPVNETIELSENLRESLDRELTGVIINMVHSLPVDPSRREVFENVLSQLRDEGQVDEDSIHNADGPALSKLVAGNALALGWYDRDQHYLGLLKERVDAPVTPVPVIYDDSSVRIVDALAEQLTQPDGAENAAAS
- a CDS encoding 30S ribosomal protein S1, whose amino-acid sequence is MTTQETTQPTTEDFAALLEEFDQEIEVVYENEITQGRILEIGEDYALIDIGFKSEGRIPVDEFKDESGKLLFEEGDEVDVLVESREDESGQCVLSKERADRMKVWDAIADKADDDQLVRGVITNRVKGGLQVDIGVKAFLPGSQVELRPTRNLDKYIGQEFAFRIIKFNQSRHNIVLSRRALLEDERAELKKKTLTKLKQGAVIDGIVKNITDYGAFVDLGGIDGLLHITDMSWGRVSHPTEMFTVGDEIQVKVLKFNPDNERVSLGYKQLTPDPWEGAEDRYPDGANVLGKVVSLIDYGAFVELEEGIEGLIHISEMSWTRRIKHPNRVVSEGEIIEVQVLNLDTDEKKVSLGIKQIDPNPWELLEDKYPVGTRILGKIRNITDFGIFIGIEEGIDGLVHISDISWTQKIRHPSEIYDAGQEVEAVVLNIDVENERFSLGIKQLEPDPWETIPQRYPPGKIITAKITKITDFGAFAEIEEGIEGLIHISELAERRIEDVREVVKVGEEHKVEVISVDPKERKIALSIKNFVRRSERGSLQEYTEDAGATAQLGDLLKGKLGEIAEGSEAISSEEAEEAEEVEAEAAEAEEAEEAAAAEEAEEAAEAEEAEEAEEAEEAEEAEEAEEEASSEEE
- a CDS encoding cystathionine gamma-synthase — encoded protein: MHKPDHDYREFGFGTRAIHAGQEPDPTTGAIMTPIFQTSTYVQSSPGEHTGYEYSRSQNPTRHALEDCVASLEGGKHGIAFGSGCAATTTILHMLESGDHVVSGDDVYGGTYRLFTRVFDQMDVDFSFVDMTDVDAFEASLTDKTKLVWLESPTNPLLKICDIEKICEIAHARDIPVVVDNTFMSPYFQQPLALGADMVVHSMTKFINGHSDVVAGMVVTNDDDIAEKLHFLQNSMGAVPGPMDCWLVLRGLKTLHVRMRQHQENAQRIAAFLDSHDAVERVIYPGLESHPQYEIAQRQMSGPGGMITFFLKGGLDKARRMLEAVEVFALAESLGGVESLIEHPAIMTHASVPKEVREELGITDGLVRLSVGIEDGDDLLADLEQALEA